The DNA region GTCCTTCCCTGGGTATCCCCCAGAGGGTGGGCCCAGGGGGCTCGGGAAGGGGTAGCCCATGAGAGGCAGGGGGAAGGGGTGGCGGAAAGACGGGGGGCTGAATCCcatggaggcagagagggaggaggggtgcagGGAAGGGTGGTGGTGGCCCCCGTGGGCGCCCACAGCTGAGGACTGGTGATGGTGTTCTGTCGGAGTCTTCCTCACCACTAGGGGCAGCGCCTCTGTCTGGTCGTTGGCGCCAGGCATGGGCATGCCACCGAACGAGTCCAGGGGGTTGGGAATGATGACGTCACCAAAGCACTGCAGACGCTGGTTGGCTGTGTGGAAGTTGGGGCCCTCACCGTTGACCCCGAACCTCTCTGGGGGCATGGGGAGGGGCGAGAAGACCTGGGGGGGTGCGGGGCGCGGGGGCTTGGCGAACACCTTGACCACTGTGTCCACCACCTGGTTCATGGCTGAGTTGAGCTCCTGTTTCAGCGTCTCAGCAAGCTGCTTGCCCTCCGCATGgtgcatggaggaggaaggaCCCTGACCAGGACCTTTCCCCCGGACCAGCCCCTCTCTTCTGGGCTTGTTACCCTCCGCCAGCAGGGCCTGCTCCTGGAGCAATGCCCTGGCCCGGTCCAGGAAGTGTCCTGGGTCCAGGTCTGACATCTCGTTGTCGGAGCGGTCTGCCCGGTCATCTCCCCCAGCATCGGACCTCCCGGCGCTGTCCTCAGACATGTTGCCCAGGTCGTGGGCCAGGTCGTGCTCAGAATCGTCGGTGGAATCATAGATCTGGAAGAACTTCTCCTGCAGCTGGCGCAGCTGCTTCTGCATGTCCTCCAGCTGCAACTTCAGCTGCCTGCGCTCCTCCTGCTTTTGCTCTTTACGCTGGCACACCAGCTGGGTgaagctctgctgctgctgctggggaagGCGCTGCTTCCTCTTGTTCTCCCGGCTGCACACCTCTCCCCTGGGGCTAGGCGGCTGTGGGGGGCagtccatctccatctccctgtccccgtccatctctcgctccctctcccgtTCACGTTGTTCCCGTTCACGGTCCCGCTCTCCGAGATGGCGTGCGGGGACCACCACGCTGGGCGAGTGGCTCATGCCTCGGATGATGTTCTCCACGCGGGCGCGCTTGGCCCGCAGGTGCTCATCGTTGAGGCGCTCTAAGTCAAAGGCGCCCAGAGCCGAGGGGCGGCCGAAGGGGGAGAGGCACTCTTGGGGGCTGTCCTGAGACGAGTTACTGCAGGCGTCCTCCTGGGGGGCTTCGGAACCCCCACTTGAGAGGCCCGAMCCGGGGAACcccccgtctcttctctctcctctctcccccctctcccctctctctcctctctccactctctctcctccacctccattcTTGGCCATGTTGCTCTTGAGGAGCTGGGAGATGATGGTGGCACCAGGGAAGGGCATCATGGCGTCTTCGTACGAGTTGGCTCTCTTGAGGAGCTTCCGGAGCACGTTGGACTTGGAGTCGCTGTCGGTTGCTGTGACGACCCCAGTGGGGCCGTGTGGCTGCACCATGGAGCAGTCCGTGGAGTCTGCGTCGGAGCCGTGGTGGTGGGAATTGAGAGAGTTCATGGCACTGAAGATGGCTGCTTTGGCGCAGGCGATGTCGGCGCTGGTTGTAGCTGCTGCTGTGTTGGCGGCGGTGCTGCCCACTGTCCTCTTCACACCAATGTCCACACGTCTTCTCTTGGTCTGTCTGCTCAGGAGGGAGTCGCTGTCATGGTCCGGCATCACGGGCTGCTGCTATTGGGCCATATCCCACAAAGCCACTCCTCTAGGACCGCTGCTGAATGACACCTGGCAGcaagaaaacagaaaggaaacaTGTATTGATTCATTGAAGGGGATGGATCATTTACTTTAAAATGTCACTATATTGTCTGATATCAAAACTTgacattaaatatattttctaataaaaaataaataaataaataaagtcctAATATTCCTACTACCAAATAATGTTAGAAATAATTGAATAGCAGTGCTCCAGAGAGTAACATCACTCCACTGTATAAAAATGTACCAGCGATACGGTTTTATCTCAAGACTAGATGCAATACCTGAGGACAGGCAGCATCAACTGtcgactacatgattccatttagaCAACATAACTAATGACtgtagggagaagagagagcagaaggcaGGAGTGATGGGGTCAGAACTAGGCCTTGTCTTTGCATTCCAGGGCAAAGTCctaacaaatggcaccctatttcctacttttcatcagggcccatagggctctagtcaaaagtagtgcactatacagggcataaagtgccatttcagacgcagcctACATTTTCCCCTGTCTGTCCCCTGTTTCACGCTGCCTGCCTGTGTAACACTGAACCAGTTCCCACGCAACAAAAAGCTGCATAACATTATGATAATTATTTAAGTACTTGTCCTCATTTCCATGTTTGTGCGCTTCAAGCCGGTGCAGAAAACCATTAAGTCATAGACTAAAGAGAAAGGCTGAGGTTGGATTGAATGCCATAAAGACACAGTAAACTGTTGCAGTCTTAATTATAATCTCCTCTCCTAAAGTCATCACTACGTCATTTACATTTTAGGCTACATTTTATTACTTTAGATTAGAAGACGCTCATATCCAAAGCAATTCATTAAGTGTATGTAGTACAATAACTATATTCACCCAAACCACATATCACCCCTATTGCAAGTGTTGTAGTACTTTTATCATAATGTGCCATAAACATAAAGCCTATTTCCAGAGCGCTTCTTAAATTGCACCCTGATCGAATCCACACACTCGCACTGTTAGCTATTCTGGAGGGGAGCTTCTTCCAGCCAAATGAATCAGAATATCACAATCTTAAATTAAACAATAATAGAAAAACGACATAAATACAGATAAATAAGCTTATTGATTTTGTGCCAGTGGGGGCTCACTTCTATGGCTTTTTGCTTGTCTTTTCATCTAGCAAAGCTGGTTAATTCTGCTCTAATGAACGGGTCACATGGGTCAACTCTGCCAAGGAGCAACTTAAAGCGCTCTAACAAAAACCTAATGCCTTTATGAAAGGAAACATTTTGTCGCAATCCAGACAGCATCAGTACTGCTATGTAAGCATCGGCTGACAGCTACGCATGCAGTCTTTTGTCAGTGGTATGGGACTTTTATTCAGTGTATTTACAGAATGAATTAACATTCACTTTCAATAGagaattaaaaaaaacttttatRTGAAATTTGAGAATTATTTTATGATATTATTTCACATTGCTCATCTCAAATATTGAGTACCTGTATAGACAATATCGTGCAAGATAACCAGACTGCATCCTGGAGAGTGCTTTTTCTCAAACCCRGATCCTATCAGGAACACTACTAAAGTAATTATTAAGTGAAACAGCAGGGAGACAATCTAATAGGAAATCTATATTAATAACATACGTATCGGGTGAATCGGGTTTTTGAAGGTTGAAGGTCGTGTGATCTCTTACTAGAGAACATTCATTCAAATCTATACATTAAATctgtcaaatactatttgagattTTAGTACAAGTACAATCAAATTGACAATGCAAATATACTGTCACTTATCAGATGAGATGTCAAGACATCTTTTGAGAGACAaagtcattttttaaaacaaatatttatatcTTCTTAAACCAATCAGATATGGATATTGAAAATGGGGCCACAGGAAAAGTATGACTGTCTGACCATCCCATCTATAAAGTAACCCATTCTTTATCGTCACTTGGGACTCTACGAATCACCTATAGTATATGACAATTTCATATATACCATACTAACTTAACCATGCATAACAAGCATCACTTTCTTTTctaatgcacacatacacacacacgcacacacacgcacggacacgcacgcacgcgcgcgcgcgcacacacacacacacaccacttaaaaTAGAAACTTTTTGAGATCGTCTTATTACTGTGTTGTTAAGCAATAAAAGGAAAACAAGCAGTAAGATGGAGTAACTTAtgttgaaatacaaaaatatataaaactagCACATTATTGCTGGAGCTCAAGGAAAAAGAAACAAGGTTGAGAAAGCTTGACATATTTTGTGGCAAAACAAAAGGAAATATATTACACAGACTAAGCAAATTTTGGTCTATAATAAAACCATGTCTTTGTCTGACTCTGATAAATGGCTCTGGCTCAACTCTCTCTAACCATCCATCTCCATAAGTGCAAACAAGGGTGATATATCTCCAAGAAAACCTTGACTTAAGCGCCACAAGACCTTAACAATGGGCTATGTCGTTATCGCTCAAAATAGAGCCGCCAGCACCTGTCTTTTCCGACGGCGCACCTGTCCCCCATTGCCCATGCGCAGTCTATCACTTGGAAGACCTTTCAACAATTTCAAGGAAATATGACCGCAGTTGAACAATGAGCTATGCTCGTCTCTCGAGCCCTTTTAACTCCCCCTCGCTCCTTTTCCCAGGATCTTTCAAACTCTGAGAGAGTGAKAACGGGGCACCGTGAAggacaaaactaaactaaaagaAAAGTTCATAACCCCTTTGGATTTGTAATAGAGCATAGTAACCTATTCAAGCAAGTCTAGGACTGAAAATTCTAAATATGACAACAATAAGGCCTGCTAGACTTTAGGCACAAAAATGGTGAGAGCGGGGTGACGGGGTTGTGCGCCTCTGTGCCAAATATCCCTGTTGTCTCCATAGTGTACACTTCGGACGTTTTTTCCCCCGTCAAAATTGTACCGTTCTTGGCACTACCATAAACTCTATCAGCGAGCGCACTACAATAAACTATACCAGGGAAACAGTACATGCAACTATTAGACTGAAACATGCATATAGGCTACAATTCAAAGAGTAGATCACATCTAGCCTATCTGATATGTTATATTTCAGATATTAAAAATGATAAAGCTTGTTTACATCGAAACGACACATACGTTCCTACTAAATAACACTGGACGAATAAGAATAGACATGAAAGAAAAACGTTTATCGGAACAAAGACCATATGCCAACGAAAAGGACTGGTGTAGCCGACACAGATGAAAAGATAACAGACGCCAGTCTTCGATCAAATCAAACCAACTCAGACAGCCTTGAACGTCTTTATAtgccaaaaaaacatttatttaaaactgACCAAACTTTAAAAGACAGTAACTTACTTTTAAAAGTTAGAAATGATCTGTCTGCCAGCGATTTAGAAGGATAAATTCATCCACACATCATCTTCATAAAAATTACGCATCTTTGTCACACTTTAAGTGAAAGAAAAACAATTCAGTCAAATAATATCGTAAAGGTAACGTTGTCTTTCATCAGAATATATTCCGCTGTTtatcattttgatttgtttattttttttccgCCCACCGAGCGCACGCGACGCAAAAGAACAAGAGGGAGGTATCTGAGGACAAGGTTACTTACCCCGCAGATGAAGAGAAAAGCGAGCTCCTTTTACTGCTGAAAGTGAATATGGAGTCTTCCCCCGGGAGACRGTGAATATTATAATTGCTCGGGGAAGGAAAAGCAAGAGTAAAGTGAGTGATAAGCGTGCGCGTAGAACAGAAAAAAAGACACAAAATAGCTATTTTCCGCcgctctcctctatcctctcctctcgaGACTGAAAGACTGTGGCGGTGATGTCGTAGCagctggtgtgagtgtgtgtctccgAGGCGCACGCGATGCAGAGCTTTGATGCTCGAGCTCTCCTCCACCAACAAGATTCACTTTAAGACACAGCTGAAGGAAACAGGAAGACGGCGCGTCATAAGCTTGGTGATGTAACGGTTCGTACCTACCAATAAGAACTGTCCATCGGGTCCGGGAGGAGTACAACGCACTAAACTTGACCGAGGAATGGGACTCCGACAGGCAAAAAAAACTCTTACTTATCACTTTCTTTACAAATCAGTGAGTGAATATGTAAGAAAATATCATTTTGAAGTGGCTTCTCGTTTTGTGATTCTGTCAATAATGTTTTGCATAAACATTCATGTTATGCACATATTGTTGGGCACATATGATAATGGTTCATATTTTAAGACACTGAATTAAGATTTTATGTCACGAGAACGTGTTTATGTCATTTGAACTAATGTAAAACAGTATCCATTAAAACACACATTTCGCACTCATTTTACGCAACAacttttcatttagatttttccCCCAAGTTTGCCATTCAATAAGAGATTCCATTGTCATATCTCAATTGGGCTTATTGAGTTTGTATGGCTGTTTTGTGCAACATTATGCTTGTAACAACGATAAGATATGAACATTGGCGTGTTATTTGTAGGCTATTCTGTATTGGATACGTGCGTCTCCAGGGGCCAGGGGTTTAATATGGCATCGGGCGCGGRGGCTCAGAAAGGCATGGTGTCGATATATCACTACCCTCGTTTGATTTACCGACCACAGAGCAACATGCTAAGGCTTGACTACATTATATCATGGAATGTCAAACCGTGTGTGATTATTAGCTTATTGCCTGATAACACGGGCTGGAGCCATCTCAAATGCGAGTTTGTGTTAGGCCTAACTTTTATTTAATTCACAGGTCACAGAGTGAGACTCATTTAAACAAAATtccatctctctttttcactGCATATTAATACTATATTTATAACTAAGCAAATATTAGTCTGTGTCGTTATATGCATTGAAATGATCAATTTAGATGTTAAATTATAATCCTCACATTTcatgttttatatttgatattcagGCAAGTAGCCTATAGGCGATTAGTTTGCAAAGATTTGACT from Salvelinus sp. IW2-2015 linkage group LG14, ASM291031v2, whole genome shotgun sequence includes:
- the LOC111972689 gene encoding prospero homeobox protein 1 translates to MPDHDSDSLLSRQTKRRRVDIGVKRTVGSTAANTAAATTSADIACAKAAIFSAMNSLNSHHHGSDADSTDCSMVQPHGPTGVVTATDSDSKSNVLRKLLKRANSYEDAMMPFPGATIISQLLKSNMAKNGGGGERVERGERGERGERGERRDGGFPGSGLSSGGSEAPQEDACSNSSQDSPQECLSPFGRPSALGAFDLERLNDEHLRAKRARVENIIRGMSHSPSVVVPARHLGERDREREQREREREREMDGDREMEMDCPPQPPSPRGEVCSRENKRKQRLPQQQQQSFTQLVCQRKEQKQEERRQLKLQLEDMQKQLRQLQEKFFQIYDSTDDSEHDLAHDLGNMSEDSAGRSDAGGDDRADRSDNEMSDLDPGHFLDRARALLQEQALLAEGNKPRREGLVRGKGPGQGPSSSMHHAEGKQLAETLKQELNSAMNQVVDTVVKVFAKPPRPAPPQVFSPLPMPPERFGVNGEGPNFHTANQRLQCFGDVIIPNPLDSFGGMPMPGANDQTEALPLVVRKTPTEHHHQSSAVGAHGGHHHPSLHPSSLSASMGFSPPSFRHPFPLPLMGYPFPSPLGPPSGGYPGKDRSSPDSMDLSRETTSLRTKMSSVHHMGHHHRSLSPSHPGSTAEGLSLSLIKSECGDMSDMNDISPYSGSTIQEGLSPNHLKKAKLMFFYARYPSSNMLKMFFSDVKFNRCITSQLIKWFSNFREFYYIQMEKFARQAINDGVTGVEEMSVSRDCELYRALNMHYNKANDFEVPERFLEVAQITLREFFNAIVAGKDVDPSWKKAIYKVICKLDSDVPEVFKSPNCLQELLHE